AGAGGCTGGACAGCCGCAGGCAGAGAGGGCAGCAAGGCAGGCATCCGAACAGGAGCCTGCCCATGTCCTTCGTCCTTCGCTGGCTTTTCGCCTTCATCCTGCTGGCCGCAACGTACAATCCAACACAGCTGAACTTCGTCCGCTGGGCAGAGGCCAACTGGGCCGAGCAGATGCCGCTGGTCGTGCTGGCGGCGCTGATCCTGCTGGTGGGCTACGTGATCTACCTGCGCGCGACACTGCGCTCGATCGGCGCTTTCGGGATGCTGCTGGTGCTGGCGCTGGTGGGCGCGATCCTCTGGGTGCTCTGGGACTTCGGCCTCGTCAGCCTCGACAACCCCGGCCTTGCAACGTGGATCGGCATCCTCGCGCTGTCCATCGTGCTGGGCGTGGGCCTCTCGTGGTCCATCATCCGCCGCCGCCTCTCCGGTCAGGTGGACATGGACGACGTCGAGGAATAGCGCCGCACCGGCCCCGACACCGCGATCTTCACCGTCGGGGCGAGGGGCCAGCCCCTCGCGCTCCCCGGGATACTTCCGGACAGAAGAAACAGGGGCCCGCCCCTTCTTCTGTCCCTAAATATCCTGGGGGTCCGGGGGTGAAACCCCCGGCCGGTCGCCTCGCGCAAGCGAGGCGAAACCATTTTCAATCAGTTCACCGCGGTCGGCAGCGACTCGCCCTCGAGGAAGGCCCGCACGTTGGCCAGCTGCAACAGCGCCATGTCGCGCCGGGTCTCGACCGATCCGGACCCCTGATGCGGCTGCAGGACCACGTTCTCCAGCTTCAGGAAGCGCGGGTCCAGATTGGGCTCGTTCAGGAAGACGTCCAGAGCGGCCCCGCCGATCCGCCCCTCTTCCAGCGCGTCCAGCAAAGCGCCCTCGTCCACCGTCGTCCCGCGCGAGATGTTAACCAGCACGCCGCGCGGCCCCATGGCGTCGATCACCGCCTTGGACACGTAGCCCTCGGTCGCCGATCCGCCGACCAGCGCCACGACGAGGAAATCCACCGCGCCGGCAAGGCTGACCGGGTCGGCATGGTAGGTCCATCCCGGCGTCTCTTTCTCGGAGCGCGAGTGGTAGTGGATGTCCATCTTGAAGGCTGCCAGCCGGTCCGCGATCTCGCGCCCGATCCGGCCAAGGCCCACGATCCCGACCTTCGACCCGGTCACCTTGCGGTTCAGCGGAATCTCACCCTTCGTCGCCCAGTCGCCCGAACGCACATGCGCCTCGCCCAGACGCATGGTCCGCGCCTGCGCCAGCAGCATCGCCACGGCAAGATCCGCCACGTCGTCCGACAGCACGTCCGGCGTGTTCGTCACCTTGATGCCCCGCGCACTCGCCGCCGCGACGTCGATGGCATCGTAGCCCACGCCGTAGTTGGCAATCACGCCGAGGTTCGGGAAGAGGTCCATCTCGGTGCCGCCAAAGGGCTTGTGCCCCTTGTAGGCCACGGCGCGGATGCCGCCGCGCTGGCCCTCGGGCACGCCGGACATGGCATCGGGGCCGTCCACGTAGGTCGAGGGATAAGCATCGGCGAGGCGCGCGCGCTCGTCTTCCTTGAAGCTCGCGCCAGAGATCAGCAGGACAGGGTCAGTCATCGGTCAGGCCTTTCACAGCAGGTCACGGATGCGCCGCAGCGCTTCCTGAATGTTCTCGGTGGAATTGGCGTAGGAAAAGCGCAGGTAGCCCTCGCCGAAGGCCCCGAAGGAGGTCCCGGCCACGGTCGCCACGCCCGCCTCGTCGAGGAAGCGGTTCTGCGCCTCCATGGCCGTCAACCCGGTGCCCTCGATGTTGGGGAAGGCATAGAAGGCGCCCGCGCAATCGGCACACCGCACGCCCGGAAGCGCGTTCAGCCCCTCGACGATCACCTGACGGCGCCTGTCGAACTCGGCCACCATGCGCGTCACCTCGTCCTGCGGGCCTTCCAGCGCCGCGATGCCCGCGAACTGGGTCGCGGCGTTCACGCAGGAGTGGTCGTTGATGCAGAGCCGCGTGACGTGGTCCACGAGGCTTTCGGGCCAGACCGCATAGCCCAGCCGCCAGCCGGTCATGGCATAGGTCTTGGACCAGCCGTCCAGCATGATCAGCCGGTCGCGGATCTCGGGATATTGCAACAGGCTGACGTGCTCGCGCCCGCCATAAAGCATGTTGGAGTAGATCTCGTCCGACATCAGCGCGACCTGCGGGTGCTCCATCAAACCCGCGACCAGCTTGTCGATTTCCTCGCGCGGGGTGACGCCGCCCGTGGGGTTGGCGGGCGAGTTGATGATGATAAGCCGCGTCTTGTCGGTGATCTGGCCCAGCACCTCTTCGGCGGAGAAGGCGAACCCGTTCTCTTCCTTCAACGCGATCGGTACGGGGGTTGCGCCCGAATACTTGATCACCGACTCGTAGATCGGAAAGCCGGGGTTGGGATACATGATCTCGGCGCCCGGTTCCCCGAACATCAGGCAGGCGAAGAACATGGTGGGCTTGCCACCCGGCTGCACCACGACGTGATCCGGGTTCACCTCGACGCCGTGGCGGCGGTTCAGGTCGGCGGCCACCGCCTCGCGCAGCTTGGGCAGGCCGTTGGCGGGCGTATAGCCGTGATGGCCGTCCTGCAGCGCCTTGATCCCGGCCTCGACGATATGCTCGGGCGTGCGGAAATCCGGCTGCCCGATGCCGAGGTTGATGATGTCACGCCCCTCGGCGGCCAGCTTGCCCGCGCGCGCCAGCACGACAAAGGCCGACTCGGTGCCAAGCCGGGACATACCCCCGGCAAGCTTCAACTGCGTCATGGCGTCTTCTCCTCCCTGTCCCCGGCTTGGCCGGGATCGCTTCGCGATTTTGGTATACCAAATTACCCCGGAAGGAAAAGCGGGTTTACGCTGCGCCCGGCGCGAACGACGGGGGCCGCCTGATGACTTCCAGCCCCCTGACCGCACACCGGTCCGGCAGACCCGCCCCTGCACCCAGACAAGCCCCGGGCTTCTTTTCTGCAAAAATACTCCCGCCGGAGGCATCCGGCCGCGCCTCCTGCGACAGTCGGCGCGGCGAGGCGCGTCAGCGGGTCAGGGTGAACCAGCCCAGCGTATCCTCGGTCGGGCCGCCGGGTTTGTATTCAGCCCCCAGAGGCGCGGTCCAGCCGAGCGCGTCAATGACCTTGAACATATGGGCGTAATTCACCTCGCCCCGATCCGGAGCCCCGCGATCCGGCACCCCCGCGAACTGGATGTGGCCGACGATGGGCAAGAGCCCCTTCAGCCGGTTGGTCAGGTCCCCCTCCATCAACTGCACGTGGTAGCAGTCGAACATCAGCTTCAGGTTCGGCGCGCCGACCGCCTCGATCACCGCGCGGGCGTGGCTGGTCGTGGCAAGGTAGTAGCCCGGCGCGTCGTAGTGGTTCAAAGGCTCGATCAGCACCGTGATGCCATGGCCATGCGCCGCCTTGCAGGCATAGGACAGGTTCTCGACAAAGACCGCGTCCGCCTCGGGCCCCTTGGCGAAACCGGCCATGACATGCACGCAGGCGGCACCGATGGCCGCCGCATAGGCGATGGCCTCGTCGATGGCGGCGCGGGCGTCCACCTCGCGCCCCGGCAAGGCGGCAAGGCCGTTCTCGCCCGCGTCCGTATCGCCGCGCCGGGTGTTCAAGCCCAGCATCGGCAGGCCGGTCTCTTCGAGCGCCGCGCGCACCGCCTCGACCGGCACCTCGTAGGGCCAGTGGCATTCCACCGCGTCGAAACCGGCCGCCTTGGCGGCGCGGATGGCGTCCGGCAGGGGCCGGTCGGTCCAGAGAAAGCCCAGATTGGCCGAGAATTTCATGCGTCCCACTCCACGTCGAATGTCTTCACCACCGACCGGACCTGTCCGCCGGTCAGGGGTTCCGCGCCCATGCCGCGCGTGATCAGCGCCAGCCGGGCCGTTGCTTCCAGTTCCTCGATGGCGTTGCAGGCCGCCTCGACGTCCTTGCCCGCCACCACGGGGCCGTGGTTGGCCAGCATCACCGCTGAGCGCTTGCCCGCCAGCCCGCGCACCGCCTGCCCCATGGCCGGATCGCCCGGCACGAAGAAGGGCAGCAGCTTCACCCGGCCCAGCTGCATGATGCCGTAGGGCGTGTAGGCGGGCAAAAAGTTCTCCTCGTCCACCCCCGGCAGCAGCGACAGCGCGACCGAGTGGCAGGAGTGGAGGTGCACCACAGCCCCCGCCGTGCCGCGCGTGTCGTAGAAGGCGGTGTGCAGCGGCATCTCCTTGGTGGGCTTGTCGCCGTCGATGTGCTGGCCCGCCGCGTCGAAGCGTGACAGCCGCCCGGGGTCGAGCCGGCCAAAGCTGGAGCCGGTGGGCGAGACCAGAAGCCCGCCATCCGGCGTCCGGGCAGAGATGTTGCCGGTCGAGCCATGGGTCAGCCCCCGGTCGTAGAGCGACTTCGCCAACAGGCAAAGCTGCTCGCGCAGGCGGGTTTCCTCGGTCATGCCAGCTTTCCAAGCGCGTCG
This region of Ponticoccus alexandrii genomic DNA includes:
- a CDS encoding DUF6524 family protein; this translates as MSFVLRWLFAFILLAATYNPTQLNFVRWAEANWAEQMPLVVLAALILLVGYVIYLRATLRSIGAFGMLLVLALVGAILWVLWDFGLVSLDNPGLATWIGILALSIVLGVGLSWSIIRRRLSGQVDMDDVEE
- a CDS encoding 2-hydroxyacid dehydrogenase, which encodes MTDPVLLISGASFKEDERARLADAYPSTYVDGPDAMSGVPEGQRGGIRAVAYKGHKPFGGTEMDLFPNLGVIANYGVGYDAIDVAAASARGIKVTNTPDVLSDDVADLAVAMLLAQARTMRLGEAHVRSGDWATKGEIPLNRKVTGSKVGIVGLGRIGREIADRLAAFKMDIHYHSRSEKETPGWTYHADPVSLAGAVDFLVVALVGGSATEGYVSKAVIDAMGPRGVLVNISRGTTVDEGALLDALEEGRIGGAALDVFLNEPNLDPRFLKLENVVLQPHQGSGSVETRRDMALLQLANVRAFLEGESLPTAVN
- a CDS encoding pyridoxal phosphate-dependent aminotransferase, which codes for MTQLKLAGGMSRLGTESAFVVLARAGKLAAEGRDIINLGIGQPDFRTPEHIVEAGIKALQDGHHGYTPANGLPKLREAVAADLNRRHGVEVNPDHVVVQPGGKPTMFFACLMFGEPGAEIMYPNPGFPIYESVIKYSGATPVPIALKEENGFAFSAEEVLGQITDKTRLIIINSPANPTGGVTPREEIDKLVAGLMEHPQVALMSDEIYSNMLYGGREHVSLLQYPEIRDRLIMLDGWSKTYAMTGWRLGYAVWPESLVDHVTRLCINDHSCVNAATQFAGIAALEGPQDEVTRMVAEFDRRRQVIVEGLNALPGVRCADCAGAFYAFPNIEGTGLTAMEAQNRFLDEAGVATVAGTSFGAFGEGYLRFSYANSTENIQEALRRIRDLL
- a CDS encoding hydroxypyruvate isomerase family protein, yielding MKFSANLGFLWTDRPLPDAIRAAKAAGFDAVECHWPYEVPVEAVRAALEETGLPMLGLNTRRGDTDAGENGLAALPGREVDARAAIDEAIAYAAAIGAACVHVMAGFAKGPEADAVFVENLSYACKAAHGHGITVLIEPLNHYDAPGYYLATTSHARAVIEAVGAPNLKLMFDCYHVQLMEGDLTNRLKGLLPIVGHIQFAGVPDRGAPDRGEVNYAHMFKVIDALGWTAPLGAEYKPGGPTEDTLGWFTLTR
- a CDS encoding aldolase, which codes for MTEETRLREQLCLLAKSLYDRGLTHGSTGNISARTPDGGLLVSPTGSSFGRLDPGRLSRFDAAGQHIDGDKPTKEMPLHTAFYDTRGTAGAVVHLHSCHSVALSLLPGVDEENFLPAYTPYGIMQLGRVKLLPFFVPGDPAMGQAVRGLAGKRSAVMLANHGPVVAGKDVEAACNAIEELEATARLALITRGMGAEPLTGGQVRSVVKTFDVEWDA